From a single Verrucomicrobiota bacterium genomic region:
- a CDS encoding type II toxin-antitoxin system HicB family antitoxin has product MKNTNYELIIWWSKEDEAFIVDVPELPGCMAHGKTRADAVANAEEAIRFWIKTAREDGISVPLPKGRLMLA; this is encoded by the coding sequence ATGAAGAACACGAACTATGAGCTGATCATTTGGTGGAGCAAAGAAGACGAGGCGTTCATCGTGGATGTGCCGGAGCTTCCCGGCTGCATGGCCCACGGCAAGACGCGCGCTGACGCAGTGGCGAACGCTGAGGAGGCCATTCGGTTCTGGATCAAAACCGCGAGGGAAGACGGAATCTCCGTTCCCCTGCCGAAAGGTCGGCTCATGCTTGCGTGA
- a CDS encoding VapC toxin family PIN domain ribonuclease translates to MPSLCDVNFLLSLCHGQHQHHSIAKTRLSEITPPGQLVVCRASQLGLLRLLSNPAVMKESVCTTDSVWQVYDTMMSDDRFIYRDEPAGLQAKLREFTKGFPFSPKLWQDAYLAAFAVCSGQSFLTFDHGFDKFPGLRPEILEVPQDRAR, encoded by the coding sequence ATGCCAAGTTTATGCGACGTTAACTTCCTCTTGTCGCTCTGTCATGGACAGCACCAGCACCATTCGATTGCGAAGACGCGGCTGTCCGAAATCACGCCGCCCGGACAGTTGGTGGTCTGTCGCGCCAGCCAGTTGGGCTTGCTGCGCTTGCTCTCTAATCCAGCCGTGATGAAAGAAAGTGTCTGCACAACCGATAGCGTTTGGCAGGTTTACGACACGATGATGAGCGACGACCGGTTCATCTATCGCGACGAACCGGCGGGTCTGCAGGCCAAGTTGCGGGAGTTCACCAAAGGCTTTCCCTTTTCGCCGAAGCTCTGGCAGGACGCCTATCTGGCGGCGTTTGCTGTCTGTTCGGGTCAGAGCTTTCTGACGTTTGATCACGGCTTCGACAAGTTTCCGGGATTGCGGCCCGAAATCCTGGAAGTCCCGCAGGACCGGGCACGATGA
- a CDS encoding SAM-dependent DNA methyltransferase, translating into MNPEIRSKLDRICDILWSGGLAVPTLFVEQISYLIYLKLLDEREAELEVKARLLKGKSGGNGKPLFPDQASRYRWSNWRFKSGNDLRDFLRDEVFPYMASLLKEEPQVAIYFQDAKLEIDDAHVLKEVIDGLDSFNFTKLGPDVKGDIFEYLLQYLSRQPQSDMGQFRTPRQIRKAMVEMLDPDLGDSIFDPACGTAGFLIDALEHILSKYSTEPSEVPIYGEEWLEKRGLTLPQAKKDMPNLQTYRKGPGEKVPDWELLERSIYGIEVSRQMMRISMMNLVLHGIRNARVKRANVLSEMGGLSDEDVNRRYRVVLSNPPFAGMLPTESIRKDLPTQSKKSELLFLGLAMESLAPGGRCAIIVPEGALFGSTSAHVELRQKLVEDFDLLAVISLPAGVFKPYAGVKTGILVFRKASESSPSPLRGARAGVRGEKADATTKARKTWFYEIKNDGYDPDKITGGGRPETPERNDIPAMLRQWRIYKDSGFKKPPGVEAGTLLPPESDEPKCWWASLKSVAENDHNLAAGRYKPQVGEKPPEEDPAELITRTLKLERDIAAGLEKLLKEIEADR; encoded by the coding sequence ATGAATCCCGAAATCCGCAGCAAACTCGACCGCATCTGCGACATTCTCTGGTCCGGCGGCCTGGCCGTTCCAACGCTCTTCGTCGAACAAATCTCCTACCTGATTTACCTCAAGCTCCTCGACGAACGCGAAGCCGAACTCGAAGTGAAAGCACGGCTGCTCAAGGGAAAATCGGGCGGCAACGGCAAGCCCCTGTTCCCAGACCAGGCCAGCCGTTACCGCTGGAGCAACTGGCGCTTCAAAAGTGGCAATGACCTCCGGGACTTCCTGCGCGATGAAGTGTTCCCCTATATGGCGTCGCTTCTCAAAGAGGAGCCGCAAGTGGCCATTTACTTCCAGGATGCCAAGCTGGAGATTGACGATGCCCACGTGTTGAAGGAAGTCATCGACGGGCTTGACTCCTTCAACTTCACCAAGCTGGGGCCGGACGTAAAAGGCGACATCTTCGAGTATCTGCTCCAGTACCTCTCGCGTCAGCCGCAGTCGGACATGGGACAGTTCCGCACGCCCCGCCAGATTCGCAAAGCCATGGTGGAAATGCTCGACCCGGACCTGGGCGATTCCATTTTTGATCCCGCCTGCGGTACGGCGGGATTCCTGATTGATGCGCTCGAGCACATCCTCTCCAAGTATTCCACCGAACCGAGCGAGGTGCCGATTTACGGCGAGGAATGGCTGGAAAAACGCGGCCTGACGCTCCCCCAGGCGAAGAAGGACATGCCCAACCTCCAGACCTACCGCAAAGGCCCCGGCGAGAAGGTTCCCGATTGGGAACTGCTCGAACGTTCCATCTACGGCATCGAAGTGTCGCGTCAGATGATGCGTATCTCGATGATGAATCTTGTCCTGCACGGCATCCGCAACGCCCGCGTGAAGCGCGCCAATGTGCTGTCCGAAATGGGCGGCCTGAGCGACGAGGACGTGAACCGCCGTTACCGAGTCGTCCTCTCGAATCCGCCGTTTGCCGGAATGTTGCCGACGGAATCCATTCGCAAGGACCTCCCGACGCAATCGAAGAAGAGCGAACTGCTGTTCCTCGGCCTGGCGATGGAATCACTCGCGCCCGGCGGGCGCTGCGCGATCATCGTGCCGGAGGGCGCCCTCTTCGGCTCCACCAGCGCGCACGTCGAACTGCGCCAAAAGCTGGTCGAGGATTTCGATTTGCTGGCGGTGATTTCGCTCCCGGCCGGCGTCTTCAAACCCTACGCCGGCGTGAAGACCGGCATCCTGGTTTTCCGAAAAGCGTCCGAGTCTTCTCCCTCGCCCCTCAGAGGGGCGAGGGCCGGAGTGAGGGGTGAAAAGGCCGACGCGACTACGAAAGCGCGCAAAACCTGGTTCTACGAAATCAAGAACGACGGTTACGACCCGGACAAAATCACCGGCGGCGGACGTCCGGAGACACCGGAGCGAAATGATATCCCGGCGATGCTCCGGCAATGGCGCATCTACAAGGACTCCGGTTTCAAGAAGCCGCCCGGCGTCGAGGCCGGGACGCTGCTTCCTCCGGAAAGCGACGAACCGAAGTGCTGGTGGGCCTCGTTGAAGTCGGTCGCAGAGAATGATCACAATCTCGCCGCCGGCCGGTACAAGCCGCAGGTTGGCGAGAAACCTCCGGAAGAAGACCCGGCGGAGCTCATCACCAGGACCTTGAAGCTGGAGCGCGATATTGCCGCGGGTCTGGAGAAACTGCTGAAGGAAATCGAAGCGGACAGGTGA